Within uncultured Methanoregula sp., the genomic segment TCGGGAATACCGGCCAATCCGGTCCGATTATTGTTCCCCGGTAATCCGGTATGCACCTTCCGGTACCGTGATCTCGAACCGTGCTCCCCTGCCCGGCTCCCCGGCCTCCGTTATCGTAATACCGGTAAGGGAGAGAATCTCCCGGGCGATAAACATCCCGAGCCCGGTATTTTTCCCGAATCCCCGTTCGAAGATCTGTTCTTTCTCATTGGCCGCGACGCCAATCCCGTTGTCTTCCCATACCACGACCAGGTTTCCATCTGACTGGCAGGAAGACACCCGGATCTCCGTAACACGCTCGCCGTGGCGGATTGAATTTTCAAGAAGGTTGGAAAAGACTTTCTCAAGCATCGGGTCGGCATGTACTGAAATGCCCCGGACATCGGCACTCAGGGTAACCGGTGCCGGGACAAGTGAGCGGGGCATGACCGCATCGAGTTCCAGCCACTGGGGCTCATGGGTACCGAGATCCTGGTAAATCCGGGTAAATTCGATCTGGGATTTGATCGCGGCAGCAGTGGATCTCATCTTCCCCAGATACTCAGTCAGCGTGGGATCGTTGCATTTTTTTTCGGCGATTTTGAGATACCCGAGGAATACCGTAATCTTGTTGAGGATATCGTGCCGGGTGATGCCGTTGAGCAGCGTGAGCTGGCGGTTTGCCAGACGGAGTGCCTCTTCCGCTCTTTTGCGCTCGGTAATATCCTGGTTTGCGCCGTGGGTCTTGATCGTCCGTCCCTCTGCATCCTTCGTGATCCGGATCCGTACGACAATATGCCGGACCTCGCCGTCCCGGCGGATTATCCGGTGTTCCACGTCCGACACGTAATGCGGGTCGGTTGTTTTTATCGCTTTTTCCACTTCCTCAGCAACCATGCCCCGATCTTCCGGGTGGACAAACTCCCGGGCGTACGCTTCGGCGGTCATGAGGCTGCCGCCTTCACGTTCCGTGGTCGTTCCGTACAATGCATAGAACCGGTCATCGAACGTGAAACAACCCGTCCTGACATCAAATTCCCAGTTTACCAGGTGCGCAAGGTCCATTGCTTCCGCAAGGTTATGCTGGCTCTCCCGGAGCGCTTCTTCAGATTTCTTGCGCTCGGTGATGTCGATGTATGTCCCGAGAACTCCCATGACATCTCCTTCGGCATCGTGGAGGGGAATTTTGGTTGTGAGAAGCGTAATGGTAGTTCCCAACGGAGTTTTCTGGGGCTCTTCAATGAATAGCCTGGGTATCCCGCTTTCGATCACGGCGCGATCATCGCTGCGGTACCGGTCAGCCTGCTCCCGCCAGCCCATTGCGTAATCGTCCCTGCCAATGATATCGCCGGGTTTTTCAAACCCGGCATCCCGGGCAAACGATGTATTACAGCCGAGGTAGACCAGGTTCCGGTCTTTCCAGAATACCCGGACATGGATCGAGTTCAGGATACCTTCAAGGATCTGCCGGGCATTCCAGTTCTCCCCCTCAGCCCGCATGCGCTCCGTAATGTCGTGAATAACCCCCAGGACTTTGAGCGGAGTGCCCCCTGCATCTCTCTCGAGACGGGCAATGGAATGTATCCTCTTTGCACATGAGCCGTCAGCCGGATAAATGAGGTATTCGATATTGTACTCTTTTTCCCCGGCAATCAGGTCAACAAGAGCCTGGTGAACCCGTTCCCTCTCCAGGATGCAGTTTTCTATGTCTG encodes:
- a CDS encoding PAS domain-containing protein, whose amino-acid sequence is MSRGNVFVSAYSSVDHRYVKVNAMISVLYVDDDPDLLEIGRLFLEDKEDFSVDCARSGKEGLDRITSGHYDAVVSDYQMPKMDGITLLKTVRAIHKDLPFILFTGKGREEIVIDALNSGADFYLQKGGEPESQFTELSHKIRQAVQQRRMEKNLHDHEQTLRINEERLRMAQEISHTGCWEYNLADNTIWGSAEGLRIFGYPPVAGNFPIADIENCILERERVHQALVDLIAGEKEYNIEYLIYPADGSCAKRIHSIARLERDAGGTPLKVLGVIHDITERMRAEGENWNARQILEGILNSIHVRVFWKDRNLVYLGCNTSFARDAGFEKPGDIIGRDDYAMGWREQADRYRSDDRAVIESGIPRLFIEEPQKTPLGTTITLLTTKIPLHDAEGDVMGVLGTYIDITERKKSEEALRESQHNLAEAMDLAHLVNWEFDVRTGCFTFDDRFYALYGTTTEREGGSLMTAEAYAREFVHPEDRGMVAEEVEKAIKTTDPHYVSDVEHRIIRRDGEVRHIVVRIRITKDAEGRTIKTHGANQDITERKRAEEALRLANRQLTLLNGITRHDILNKITVFLGYLKIAEKKCNDPTLTEYLGKMRSTAAAIKSQIEFTRIYQDLGTHEPQWLELDAVMPRSLVPAPVTLSADVRGISVHADPMLEKVFSNLLENSIRHGERVTEIRVSSCQSDGNLVVVWEDNGIGVAANEKEQIFERGFGKNTGLGMFIAREILSLTGITITEAGEPGRGARFEITVPEGAYRITGEQ